In Deinococcus psychrotolerans, the genomic window GGAAGCGGACATGCCCGGGGCGCTCGCTTGGCTGGGGCGGCCCCAATTCAGCGAAACTCACCCGTTTGCCTTTCCGCGCCGCCGCAAAGGTAAGGCTCACGGAAGCTTTTCTAGAATCAACTGCTAGACTAACCCGTTAAGTGAGAAAGAGGAATTTGAAATTTCTTATTTTTCGCCCCCTTTTCTGATCTACACTTCCCGGACTACGTCACACTCCTCGCCGCAACAAGCCCCACCTCTGGCCTGTTCGTTGAGGTCACTTTGGAGCAAACATGGCTGAACAACCCACTGCCCGCCGCAAAAAGATTCAACCGCCCGCCGCACCCGTTGAGCAGGCTTCCGAACCGGCCAAAGCGCCCGCCAAAACTGCGCCCAAATCGCGGGTCAAAAAACCCACGGCGCTGGAGCTCAGCGAGCGAGCCGAATCTGCTGACGCAAAATCTGCCGTCACTCAAAGCACTGCCGCCGCTGTCAAAGCCGACACCACCAAAGCGGAGACGGCCAAAGCCGCGCCCGCCGCAAAGGCCGCGACCAAAAAAGCGCCTGCCAAAAAGGCCAGCACCAAGAAAGCCGACGCCGCGCAGCCGGATTCGGCTAGCAAAGGCAAAGCTGCTGGCAAATCGGGTGAAGCCGCCGACAAGCCGAGCAAGAAAGCCAGCAAATCGGCCAGCGCTGCCCAAGAAAAGCCGTATTACCAGCACGCCAGCATTCAGGAGTTGCTCAAAACCGGCAAAGTGGCGGGCACGCTGACGGCGGAAGAAATTGCCACCGCCCTGACCACCGCTCTGGAAGCGGGCGGCCTCGACCCCGAAACCGCCGACGCCTTTGAAGATTTGCAGCTCTACATCCAGAGCCAACACATCGAAATTCAAGACCTCGACGAAGACGAGGAAGAAGAAGACGCCGAGGGCGAGGAAAAGGAAAAAGAGGAAGCTGACGACGAAGAGAAATACTTCGACGACATGCCCCGCGCCGTCAGCAATGACCCGGTACGCCAGTACCTGCACGAAATTGGCCGGGTTCCGCTGCTGACCTTGGAAGAAGAAATTGCGCTGGCCCGCCGCATCGAAGAAGGGGAGGAAGCCCGCAAATCGCACGAGGAAGAGCCGGAACTCGAAGAACGTGCCCAGCGCCGCCTCAAGCGCCAGATGGAAGACGGCGCGGCGGCCCGCCAGGGCTTGATCGAAGCCAACTTGCGCCTGGTGGTCAGCATCGCCAAGAAGTACACCGGGCGCGGTCTGGGTTTCCTCGATTTGATTCAGGAAGGCAACCAGGGCCTGATCCGGGCGGTGGAGAAGTTCGAGTACCGCCGCCGCTACAAGTTCTCTACCTACGCGACGTGGTGGATTCGGCAGGCCATCAACAGGGCCATCGCCGACCAGGCCCGCACCATCCGCATTCCGGTGCACATGGTCGAAACCATCAACAAGCTGACCCGCACGGCCAGGCAGCTTCAGCAAGAACTCAGCCGCGAACCCACTTACGAAGAAATCGCCGAGGCGATGGGGCCGGGCTGGGACGCGCCCAAAGTCGAAGAAGTCCAGAAGGTCTCTCAAGAACCAGTGTCACTGGAAACGCCGATTGGCGACGAGAAAGACAGCTTTTACGGCGACTTCATTCCCGACGAAAACCTGGACAGCCCAGTCGAGAACGCCGCCAAGACCCTGCTTTCCGAGGAACTCGAAAAAGCGCTGGGCAAACTGACCGAGCGCGAGGCGATGGTGCTCAAATTCCGCAAGGGCCTGGTGGACGGGCGCGAGCATACGCTCGAAGAAGTCGGCCAGCGCTTTAACGTCACCCGTGAACGCATTCGCCAGATTGAAAACAAGGCGCTGCGTAAGCTCAAGTACCACGAGAGTCGCACCCGCAAGCTGCGCGACTTTTTGGACTGAGCTTCAAGATGTGGGCGGCCACCTTTCCAACTGGGAGGTGGCCGTTTTTTTTGTGTGCCTCACCCGGCTCTCCCCCATTTCTGGGGCGGGTTTCGCTAGGCTAGGAAGATGACTTCTCCCCTGCTGCTCGGCCACCGAGGCGCACCCCGCCTGCACCCCGAAAACTCGCTCGCCGGATTTCAAGCCGCTCTCGACGCGGGCCTGGACGGCGTGGAAACTGACATTCGGCGGCTGGGCGACGGCGGTTTGGTGATTTGCCATGACGCCCAGCTCAAAGACGGGCGCAAACTCAGTGCCCTCAGCCGCGCTGATCTGCCCGCTTACATGCCGCTGCTGCCGGAGGTGCTGGCGTGGGCGGCAGAGACCGGCGCGTACCTCAATTTGGAAATCAAGCCGGAAGTGGGCAAGGGGGACGGGCGCACCGAGGAAACGTTGGATTTGGTGCGGGCCTACGGCCTGACAAGTCAGGTGCTTGTCAGTTCGTTCAGCCCGCTGCAACTGCTGGCCGCCCAGCAGCACGCGCCGCAAATCGAGCGCGGCTTTTTGTACCACCGGACGTACCATATCGGCTGTGATTTGGTGCCGGAAGTGGCGCGGCGCTTGGAAGTGGCGGCCCTCCACCCGCACTTCAGACTCATCACGCCGGAGCTGATGGAAATGGCAGCTCGGGAAGGCTGGCGGGTCAACACCTGGACGATCAATGAGGCGGCGCAGGGACGTGAGCTGCTGGCTCTGGGCGTCGCGGGCCTGATCGGTGACGTGCCGGAGGAGTTGCTGAGCGCCAGAGCGGGCGTATGAGCAACCAAGCGGCTGTATAGAGCGGCTGTATAGAGCGGCTGTATAGAGCGGCTCTGTTAACAGCTGTGTCAGGTCAATGTCAGGTTAGAATAGATGACAACCACTTGACGAAATCTCCTTAGGCTCTGAGACGTTTATGGTCTGGGCCAGGGCGCGTCAGTGGGCAGACCCTGCTTCAAGTGTAAAAGGAGTTTCATGAAACGAATCATGTTGATGCTGGCCCTCGGCGGCACCGCTTTTCAAATGGCGGCGGCCCAAACGACCGTCGAATTTTGGCACTCTTTCGGCGACGCCAAGCGGGCAGACTGGATCAAAGCCCGCGCTGACGAATACAACAAAGCCCACCCCAGCGTGACGGTGGTGCCCAGCTACAAAGGAGGCTACAACGACTCCTTGCAGGCCACCATTTTGGCCGCCCGCCAGAACAAAGCCCCGGCCCTGGTACAAATCTTTGAAGTCGGCAGCCAGTTGGCCCTCGACTCCGGGGTGTTTCAGCCGGTCAGCTCCGTTAAAAATGTGGATTTCAGCGATTACATCAAACCCGTCATCAATTACTACACCATCAACGGCAAGGTCAACAGCTTGCCGTTTAACAGCTCGTCTCCAGTGCTGTATTTCAACAAAGACATGCTGACCAAAGCGGGCCTCAATCCTGCCGCGCCGCCCACCACCTTCGGCGGAATCCTTAAGGCCTGCGACAAGCTCAAAGTGGCGCTGCCCGACACCAAGTGCATGAGCTTAGCGCTTTACGGCTGGTTTGTGGAGCAGTGGATGTCCGAGCAAAACGCCGACTTGTTCAACAACGGCAACGGACGCACCGCCCGCGCCACCGCCACCACCCTCAACGGCCCGGCAGGCAAAAAGATTTTCCAATTCTTTAAAGACCTTCAGGACAAGGGCTATATCACCAACACCGGCAAGCTGGCCGACACCGACGGCACCAACGCCATTTTCAGCAACCAGCGGGCCGCCTTTACCATCAACAGCACGGCGGACTTGGGCAATCAGATCGCCTCGGCCAAGACGGCAGGCTTCAAAATCGGCGTCGGCGTGCTGCCCATTCCCGACGGCACCAAGCGCAACGGCGTGGTCATCGGCGGCGCTTCACTGTGGATTTCCAAGAGCATCACCAAGCCCCAGGCCGATGCGGCGCTCGACTTTGCCCTCTACATGACCAACACCAAAAACATGGCCGACTGGCACAAGCTGACCGGCTACTACCCGGTGCGCAACAGCAGCATCACTTCGCTGCGCAGCCAGGGCTGGTTTAGCGGCTCGCCGCTGCAAATCACCGCCTTTAATCAGTTGCTGGCCACCAAGAACAACACCGCCAGCGCGGGCGGCCTCAACGGCGTGGCGATCCAGACCCGCACCATCATGGAGCAGGGCCTCCAGAAAGTCCTGGGTGGACAGAGCGTCGATGCTACGCTGGCCGACACCGCCAACCAGATCAACGCCGCCCTGACCGACTACAACAAAAACTTCAAATAACCGCTGCTTTACGGCTCAACGGCCCGGTTTCGCGCTGAGTTTGCTCTCTACTCCCCCCGCCACCATACGGGGGGCTGCTCTCTGCCCTAGCACCTGCACCAAGCCGCAGCTCCGAATCTCGAATCCGCTCGCCTCTCTTCTCCATACTCCGGGAGAGGGCAGAGCCGCCAGCCGAAAGGTTATTTTTGTACTTCCACATTAAACAAAAATCAATAGTATTGGCCCAAGTGTAAGGTTGAGTCGGCTTGGGCCAAATTTTTTTATGGCCCCTCAGTTCCACTTTCGTACTCGCCCTGCCGGAGGAGTTTCCCTTGAGCCTGACGTCTAAACGCCGCGTACCCAAAGCAGGCAAGGTGAGCAGCGCCCCAGAAGAGCGGGCCACCTTCCGCAACCCTGTGCTGCCCTGGCTTTTTTTGCTGCCCACCTTCATCATTCTGGCGATCTTTCTCTA contains:
- a CDS encoding glycerophosphodiester phosphodiesterase — its product is MTSPLLLGHRGAPRLHPENSLAGFQAALDAGLDGVETDIRRLGDGGLVICHDAQLKDGRKLSALSRADLPAYMPLLPEVLAWAAETGAYLNLEIKPEVGKGDGRTEETLDLVRAYGLTSQVLVSSFSPLQLLAAQQHAPQIERGFLYHRTYHIGCDLVPEVARRLEVAALHPHFRLITPELMEMAAREGWRVNTWTINEAAQGRELLALGVAGLIGDVPEELLSARAGV
- the rpoD gene encoding RNA polymerase sigma factor RpoD, yielding MAEQPTARRKKIQPPAAPVEQASEPAKAPAKTAPKSRVKKPTALELSERAESADAKSAVTQSTAAAVKADTTKAETAKAAPAAKAATKKAPAKKASTKKADAAQPDSASKGKAAGKSGEAADKPSKKASKSASAAQEKPYYQHASIQELLKTGKVAGTLTAEEIATALTTALEAGGLDPETADAFEDLQLYIQSQHIEIQDLDEDEEEEDAEGEEKEKEEADDEEKYFDDMPRAVSNDPVRQYLHEIGRVPLLTLEEEIALARRIEEGEEARKSHEEEPELEERAQRRLKRQMEDGAAARQGLIEANLRLVVSIAKKYTGRGLGFLDLIQEGNQGLIRAVEKFEYRRRYKFSTYATWWIRQAINRAIADQARTIRIPVHMVETINKLTRTARQLQQELSREPTYEEIAEAMGPGWDAPKVEEVQKVSQEPVSLETPIGDEKDSFYGDFIPDENLDSPVENAAKTLLSEELEKALGKLTEREAMVLKFRKGLVDGREHTLEEVGQRFNVTRERIRQIENKALRKLKYHESRTRKLRDFLD
- a CDS encoding ABC transporter substrate-binding protein; protein product: MKRIMLMLALGGTAFQMAAAQTTVEFWHSFGDAKRADWIKARADEYNKAHPSVTVVPSYKGGYNDSLQATILAARQNKAPALVQIFEVGSQLALDSGVFQPVSSVKNVDFSDYIKPVINYYTINGKVNSLPFNSSSPVLYFNKDMLTKAGLNPAAPPTTFGGILKACDKLKVALPDTKCMSLALYGWFVEQWMSEQNADLFNNGNGRTARATATTLNGPAGKKIFQFFKDLQDKGYITNTGKLADTDGTNAIFSNQRAAFTINSTADLGNQIASAKTAGFKIGVGVLPIPDGTKRNGVVIGGASLWISKSITKPQADAALDFALYMTNTKNMADWHKLTGYYPVRNSSITSLRSQGWFSGSPLQITAFNQLLATKNNTASAGGLNGVAIQTRTIMEQGLQKVLGGQSVDATLADTANQINAALTDYNKNFK